Genomic window (Cellulosilyticum lentocellum DSM 5427):
CTTCATCTTGACCTTCAGCTACAATTTCAATATTTTGACCTTTAATAGCACCTAAAGACATCATCCCCATAATACTTTTAGCATTTACTTGTTTTTCATTTACTGTAACTGAAATATGGCTTTCATATTTACTTGCAATCTGCACAAATAATGCTGCAGGTCTAGCCTCAAGACCATTTTTTAATTCTAATTTAAGTACTTCTTTAACCATTTTTACTTCCTCCTCTTGTTTCTCTAATTTGCTCTGCTATTTCACTAATTTTCTTAAGCCTATGGTTAACACCTGATTTTCCAACGGGTGGCATAAGCAGTTCCCCTAGCTCTTTAAGTGAGCTACTTGGATACTCCAAACGATAAGTTGCCACTTGTCTTAAGTTTTCAGGTAATGCTGATATCCCTATTGTGTTTTGTATGAACTCAATATCTTGCATCTGCCGTACAGCTGCCGATACTGTTTTTTTCAAATTAGCTGTCTCGCAGTTAACAATACGATTGACATTATTTCTTACCTCTTTAACAATACGTACATTTTCAAGTTCCATAAGAGCTATATGAGCTCCCATAATATTGAGTAAGTCTACAATTTGTGTCCCTTCTTTTAAGTATAACACGAAATTATTCTTTCGTGGTACAACTTTAGGCTCCATCTCAAGAGAAATCATAATATCCTTCAAGAATTCAGCTTGTTTTTCCGTTTGATTAACAAACTCTAAATGATAGCCCTTCTCTGGGTCACTTACAGAGCCTGCTCCCAAAAAGGCTCCTCTTAAGTACGCTCTCTTGCAACAAATACTTTGTATAACGGTTAAATCCACATGATCTCTAAGGGTAGGATGACCTGATTCATCTTTTAATAATGTAGTTGCCCTTAAAATCTTTTCTG
Coding sequences:
- a CDS encoding HPr family phosphocarrier protein translates to MVKEVLKLELKNGLEARPAALFVQIASKYESHISVTVNEKQVNAKSIMGMMSLGAIKGQNIEIVAEGQDEEEAVAALIKFLTTQEVAE
- the whiA gene encoding DNA-binding protein WhiA; its protein translation is MSFSSDVKKELTCVSIGARHCMIAEIAAMIIMAGEVKYEAHQFRIKFQTENAAIARKYFTMIKKAFNINTEVVLKTHKKMHKKQNYVIVTKTSEEAEKILRATTLLKDESGHPTLRDHVDLTVIQSICCKRAYLRGAFLGAGSVSDPEKGYHLEFVNQTEKQAEFLKDIMISLEMEPKVVPRKNNFVLYLKEGTQIVDLLNIMGAHIALMELENVRIVKEVRNNVNRIVNCETANLKKTVSAAVRQMQDIEFIQNTIGISALPENLRQVATYRLEYPSSSLKELGELLMPPVGKSGVNHRLKKISEIAEQIRETRGGSKNG